In Myxococcus guangdongensis, one genomic interval encodes:
- a CDS encoding imm11 family protein: MGRRFFDLKIDVYVPGRWYLSDPQNPAGDEMEDIWQFIQGKPVELTERLCIPLDQAGASLDFTTAGAGQAPIVSDRVASLFRQMAPEDVQLFPVDVEGETGSFFLLNVARKIRCIDDAACAEVQIRTADEYTERVGEYRSVSRLRIDKTKVGDARVFRTWGWHAPIIVDEDIKDALEANGIFGGRFDEV; this comes from the coding sequence ATGGGGCGCCGCTTCTTTGATTTGAAGATCGACGTATACGTGCCCGGCCGTTGGTACCTGTCGGACCCTCAGAATCCCGCCGGAGACGAGATGGAGGACATCTGGCAGTTCATCCAGGGCAAGCCGGTCGAGTTGACCGAGCGATTGTGCATCCCGCTCGATCAAGCGGGGGCTTCACTGGACTTCACGACCGCGGGGGCAGGGCAGGCGCCAATTGTCAGCGACCGCGTCGCGTCACTGTTCCGCCAGATGGCCCCCGAGGATGTTCAGCTCTTCCCCGTGGACGTTGAAGGAGAAACTGGGTCCTTCTTCCTGCTCAACGTGGCTCGAAAGATTCGGTGCATCGATGATGCCGCATGTGCGGAGGTCCAGATTCGTACCGCGGACGAGTACACGGAGCGGGTCGGGGAGTACCGTTCAGTGTCCAGGTTGCGAATCGACAAGACGAAGGTTGGCGACGCGCGCGTGTTCCGGACCTGGGGATGGCACGCTCCCATCATCGTCGATGAGGACATCAAGGACGCGCTGGAGGCCAATGGCATCTTCGGCGGCAGATTCGACGAGGTCTGA
- a CDS encoding AHH domain-containing protein produces the protein MKLQGFIALLLLGVGCSAPRVVNLRTGPGAAIAYRPVESAPVEIEEDAFREVVSRLVLDMKLDVAFRESEEEDLRRSLLASSGGFVDGAQGRAVSPEYERICQRQDDPGNCLGMLAGGLALGPMERRMMALYFALDTVWEGVEEALDDVVNAAALRAMVTSLIGTALVMLVAPEPITKLVAVALTASLIAYLGTGPVWNLGQGFLRLMDESKAAANFADLERAGHRFGKLLGDNGARVLVVVALSALGGRGAMAAQGPRLPGFALAATRAQMEGGFLLTGALVGEVQAISVASAGVLNVTLAPTAVAAVAMGPGASAQTGGVIQGDPEGNVHHICTDKNEISEVAGGPWTPIFQAFFERANMSLNDTANLVRIQGHKGPHPAEYHQEVLRRLTDAMQGCRGPAKCRVALVDELAKIARDLTTPGSWLRKLVLKDIEG, from the coding sequence ATGAAACTCCAGGGATTTATCGCCCTGCTCTTGCTCGGTGTCGGGTGTTCAGCGCCCCGTGTCGTGAACCTGAGGACCGGGCCTGGGGCCGCCATCGCCTACAGGCCGGTGGAGTCAGCGCCGGTCGAGATCGAAGAGGACGCCTTCAGGGAGGTGGTCTCCCGGCTCGTGCTCGACATGAAGCTGGATGTGGCGTTCAGGGAGAGTGAGGAGGAGGACCTCCGTCGCTCGTTGCTCGCGTCCTCGGGTGGCTTCGTGGATGGGGCGCAAGGACGCGCCGTTTCTCCGGAGTATGAGCGCATCTGCCAGCGGCAGGATGATCCTGGAAACTGCCTGGGAATGCTGGCGGGAGGGCTCGCGCTGGGGCCGATGGAGCGCAGGATGATGGCGCTCTACTTCGCGCTCGACACGGTCTGGGAGGGAGTGGAGGAGGCGCTCGATGACGTGGTGAACGCGGCAGCCTTGCGCGCGATGGTGACATCCCTGATTGGGACGGCGCTGGTGATGTTGGTGGCGCCGGAGCCCATCACGAAGCTCGTCGCGGTGGCGCTGACAGCGTCGTTGATTGCGTATTTGGGGACCGGGCCGGTGTGGAATCTCGGGCAGGGGTTCCTGCGGCTCATGGACGAGTCGAAGGCGGCGGCGAACTTCGCGGACCTCGAGCGGGCGGGGCACCGCTTCGGCAAGCTCCTCGGGGACAACGGCGCGCGGGTCCTGGTGGTCGTCGCGTTGTCCGCGCTGGGTGGAAGGGGCGCGATGGCCGCGCAGGGGCCGAGGCTGCCGGGCTTCGCTCTCGCGGCGACACGGGCGCAGATGGAGGGTGGCTTCCTCCTCACGGGGGCTTTGGTCGGCGAGGTGCAGGCCATCTCGGTGGCTTCCGCCGGAGTGTTGAACGTGACGCTCGCGCCGACGGCGGTCGCCGCCGTGGCGATGGGGCCGGGCGCCTCCGCGCAGACTGGAGGCGTCATCCAGGGTGACCCGGAGGGCAACGTCCACCATATCTGCACTGACAAGAACGAGATCTCCGAGGTAGCCGGTGGCCCATGGACGCCGATCTTCCAGGCGTTCTTCGAACGAGCGAACATGAGCCTGAATGACACCGCGAACCTCGTACGAATCCAGGGGCATAAAGGCCCGCACCCTGCTGAGTATCATCAGGAGGTGCTCCGCAGGCTCACGGATGCCATGCAGGGCTGTCGAGGGCCCGCGAAGTGTCGTGTCGCGCTTGTCGACGAGCTGGCGAAGATTGCGCGGGACCTGACGACCCCTGGTAGTTGGCTCCGGAAGCTGGTGTTGAAGGACATCGAGGGATGA